One window from the genome of Nostoc sp. PCC 7120 = FACHB-418 encodes:
- a CDS encoding VOC family protein, producing the protein MGLSRILTNICSDQLTESRDFYVALLGFEVSYDSDWYVQLRSPSNQELEFGIILRSHHLVPQEYQTAPSGMYVTFVVPAVDLVYEKAVAMGLRIVQEPRNEFYGQRRFLTVDPNGCLIDICSPFTETEK; encoded by the coding sequence ATGGGCTTGAGCCGCATTCTTACAAACATCTGCTCCGATCAACTGACAGAAAGCCGAGATTTCTATGTGGCTTTGCTTGGCTTTGAGGTAAGTTATGACAGCGATTGGTATGTTCAACTTCGCAGTCCGTCTAATCAAGAACTAGAGTTTGGTATTATTCTTCGCAGTCATCATCTGGTTCCACAGGAGTATCAAACTGCTCCATCAGGTATGTATGTAACGTTTGTGGTTCCCGCAGTTGATCTAGTCTACGAAAAAGCAGTAGCTATGGGGCTTCGCATCGTTCAAGAACCTAGAAACGAGTTTTATGGGCAGCGTCGATTCTTAACTGTCGATCCAAATGGTTGTTTGATAGATATTTGTTCACCATTTACTGAAACAGAGAAATAA
- a CDS encoding NblA/ycf18 family protein translates to MNQPMTLSLEQEFSLRTFADQVQQMSREQAQELLLMLYKQMMIRETTYQELLKHEWKLDSDAVWG, encoded by the coding sequence ATTAATCAACCTATGACATTATCTTTAGAACAAGAATTTAGCCTGAGAACTTTTGCTGACCAAGTGCAGCAGATGTCCCGTGAACAAGCTCAAGAGCTTTTGCTCATGCTGTATAAGCAGATGATGATTCGAGAAACGACATACCAGGAATTGCTCAAGCATGAGTGGAAACTCGATTCAGATGCTGTCTGGGGGTAA
- a CDS encoding ParM/StbA family protein: protein MTDIYLSVDVGGSQTKIIYQVDDQTKPSYILLPPAIEEITKDKLNFFMERLGWIGSPSPDQQLWVEWNNRVVVLGEFAANFDPLDRIKELKYENALWKVLGAVGLIVELTKVKVTAKKQINLELALLLPWNEYSDRRRFEEQLRVMLADFTVRKLSLKVNLERFLCRPEGGGLAALRIKQQGVDWLRTSQLAVLMFGHRNTTALYFDRGQLKQGDSPLLGFANMLDIVLDMTSGLDRERVAQALFDARYKIINKVYSKDRHYSVRPNWITFEQIQALASAKDPSLREKEISHIDHAIDVATAQYWDKLNRWMDKILPRPLNEVIIGGGAAYYVEVELEAYFNCAWQLKKTSDYREIYERTGQYIPKDNNLPMIPMVWGSGFITQVQETFNLDSEQTYRYSTSARLVDCFGMFDYLLGMETSQ from the coding sequence ATGACTGACATTTATCTCAGCGTGGACGTTGGTGGGTCGCAAACTAAGATAATTTATCAAGTGGATGACCAGACTAAACCTAGTTATATTCTGCTGCCACCTGCAATAGAAGAGATTACTAAGGATAAACTCAATTTTTTTATGGAACGCTTGGGCTGGATTGGTAGCCCCTCACCAGACCAACAACTGTGGGTCGAGTGGAATAACAGAGTGGTGGTATTGGGTGAGTTCGCGGCTAACTTTGATCCGCTTGACCGCATTAAGGAACTCAAATATGAGAATGCCTTGTGGAAGGTACTAGGGGCGGTTGGCTTAATTGTTGAACTAACCAAGGTGAAGGTGACGGCGAAAAAACAAATTAACTTGGAGTTGGCGTTACTTCTGCCGTGGAATGAGTACAGCGATCGCCGTCGCTTTGAAGAACAGTTACGGGTAATGCTGGCTGATTTTACAGTACGAAAACTGTCTTTAAAGGTGAACTTAGAGCGTTTCTTGTGCCGTCCTGAAGGTGGGGGATTAGCGGCACTGCGAATCAAACAGCAAGGGGTAGACTGGTTACGCACTTCCCAACTAGCTGTATTGATGTTTGGTCACAGGAACACGACAGCACTTTATTTTGACCGGGGGCAACTCAAGCAGGGGGATAGTCCACTGTTGGGCTTTGCTAATATGCTGGATATTGTGTTGGATATGACTAGCGGTTTAGACCGAGAACGTGTAGCACAAGCTTTATTTGATGCACGCTACAAAATTATTAATAAGGTCTACAGCAAAGACCGTCATTACTCGGTACGCCCTAATTGGATAACTTTTGAGCAAATACAAGCCCTAGCAAGTGCCAAAGACCCCAGTTTAAGAGAAAAAGAAATTTCTCACATAGATCATGCTATTGATGTGGCAACAGCCCAATATTGGGATAAGCTCAATCGGTGGATGGACAAAATATTACCCAGACCGTTGAACGAGGTAATTATCGGTGGGGGCGCTGCTTACTATGTAGAAGTTGAGTTGGAGGCGTATTTCAATTGTGCATGGCAACTCAAGAAGACATCTGATTACAGAGAGATTTACGAGAGAACTGGTCAATACATCCCCAAAGACAACAACTTGCCAATGATACCGATGGTTTGGGGTAGTGGTTTTATAACTCAGGTGCAAGAAACTTTTAATTTAGATTCAGAGCAAACGTACAGATATAGTACGTCAGCGCGGTTAGTGGACTGCTTCGGGATGTTTGATTATTTGTTGGGGATGGAGACAAGCCAATGA